In the genome of Geotrypetes seraphini chromosome 16, aGeoSer1.1, whole genome shotgun sequence, one region contains:
- the LOC117349959 gene encoding myosin-6: MGDAAMAEFGAAASFLRKSDMERLEAQTRFFDIKTECFVPDDKEEYVKGKITNREGDKATVDTANGKTVTVKEIDIHQQNPPKFDKIEDMAMLTFLHEPAVLFNLKERYAAWMIYTYSGLFCVTVNPYKWLPVYNAEVVSAYRGKKRTEAPPHIFSISDNAYQYMLTDRENQSILITGESGAGKTVNTKRVIQYFASIAAIGDRKKEAANANKGTLEDQIIQANPALEAFGNAKTLRNDNSSRFGKFIRIHFAASGKLASADIETYLLEKSRVIFQLKSERNYHIFYQILSNKKPELLEMMLVTTNPYDYAYISQGEVTVASIDDAEELVATDSAFDVLGFTPEEKAGVYKLTGAIMHYGNMKFKQKQREEQAEPDGTEDADKSAYLMGLNSADLLKGLCHPRVKVGNEWVTKGQNVQQVYFSLGALSKSVYEKMFLWMVVRINSSLDTKQPRQYFIGVLDIAGFEIFDFNSFEQLCINFTNEKLQQFFNHHMFVLEQEEYKKEGIEWEFIDFGMDLQACIDLIEKPLGIMSILEEECMFPKATDMTFKAKLYDNHLGKSNNFQKPRNIKGKPEAHFALMHYAGTVDYNIMGWLQKNKDPLNETVVGLYQKSSLKLLATLFSNYAGSDSDTGKGGKGAKKKGSSFQTVSALHRENLNKLMANLKTTHPHFVRCLIPNERKAPGVMDNPLVMHQLRCNGVLEGIRICRKGFPNRILYGDFRQRYRILNPSAIPEGQFIDSKKGAEKLLGSLDIDHSQYKFGHTKVFFKAGLLGLLEEMRDESLSRIITRIQAQSRGMLMRLEFKKIVERRDALLVIQWNIRAFMGVKNWPWMKLYFKIKPLLKTAETEKEMQNMKDEFQKLKEALEKSEARRKELEEKMVSLLQEKNDLQLQVQAEQDNMNDAEERCDQLIKNKIQLEAKLKEQTERLEDEEEMNAELTAKKRKLEDECAELKKDIDDLELTLAKVEKEKHATENKVKNLTEEMAGLDEIIAKLTKEKKSLQEAHQQALDDLQAEEDKVNTLTKAKLKLEQQVDDLEGSLEQEKKVRIDLERAKRKLEGDLKLTQENVMDLENDKIQLEEKLKKKDFDLNQLNSKIEDEQLIGMQLQKKLKENQARIEELEEELEAERAARAKVEKQRSDLARELEEISERLEEAGGATSLQIEMNKKREAEFQKLRRDLEESTLHHEATAATLRKKHADSVAELSEQIDNLQRVKQKLEKEKSELKLELDDVASNMEQTVKAKVNLDKMCRTLEDQMNEHRSKLEETQRILNDFTIQKAKLQTDNGELSRRLDEKEALVSQLTRGKQTYTQQLEDLKRQLEEEVKAKNALAHALQSARHDCDLLREQFEEEQEAKAELQRILSKANSEVAQWRTKYETDAIQRTEELEEAKKKLTQRLQDAEEAVESVNAKCSSLEKTKHRLQNEIEDLMVDLERSNAAAAALDKKQRNFDKILAEWKQKFDESQAELEASQKEARGLSTELFKLKNAYEESLEHLETFKRENKNLQEEISDLTSQLGENGKSIHELEKVRKQLEQEKMELQAALEEAEASLEHEEGKILRAQLEFNQSKADFERKLAEKDEEMEQAKRNHQRMVDSLQTSLEAETRSRNEALRIKKKMEGDLNEMEIQLSQANRMAAEAQKHLKLAQANLKDCQLQLDDVIRSNEDLKENIAIAERRNNLLQAELEELRSVVEQTERARKLAEQELIETSERVQLFHTQNTSLINQKKKMETDLSQLQSEVEESVQECRNAEEKAKKAITDAAMMAEELKKEQDTSTHLERMKKNMEQTIKDLQQRLDEAEQIALKGGKKQLQKLEGRVRELENELEAEQKRNTESVKGQRKFERRIKELTYQTEEDRKNLARLQDLVDKLQLKVKAYKRQAEEAEEQANTNLGKYRKVQHELDEAEERADIAESQVNKLRAKSRDIGGKKLPDE; the protein is encoded by the exons ATGGGAGACGCAGCCATGGCAGAGTTTGGCGCAGCTGCCTCCTTTCTGCGGAAGTCGGATATGGAGAGGCTGGAGGCACAGACCCGGTTCTTTGATATTAAAACGGAGTGTTTCGTCCCAGATGATAAGGAGGAATACGTGAAGGGGAAGATCACCAACCGGGAGGGCGACAAGGCCACCGTGGACACCGCGAACGGGAAG ACGGTGACTGTGAAAGAAATTGACATCCATCAGCAGAACCCCCCAAAGTTTGACAAGATCGAGGATATGGCCATGTTGACCTTTCTGCATGAGCCGGCTGTGCTGTTTAACCTCAAAGAGCGTTATGCAGCCTGGATGATCTAT ACTTACTCGGGGCTTTTCTGTGTGACCGTGAACCCCTACAAGTGGCTGCCTGTGTACAATGCAGAGGTGGTCTCTGCTTACAGAGGCAAGAAGAGGACTGAGGCCCCTCCCCACATCTTCTCCATCTCTGACAACGCATACCAGTACATGCTAACAG ATCGTGAAAACCAATCTATTCTCATCAC TGGAGAATCCGGAGCTGGGAAGACTGTTAACACGAAACGTGTCATCCAGTATTTTGCCAGTATTGCTGCCATCGGGGACCGCAAGAAAGAGGCTGCCAATGCCAACAAG gggacacttgaagATCAAATCATTCAGGCCaaccctgctctggaagcttttgGAAATGCAAAGACTCTCCGAAATGACAACTCCTCTCGATTT GGTAAATTTATCCGAATCCATTTCGCAGCCTCTGGAAAGTTGGCATCTGCTGATATAGAGACCT ATCTCCTGGAGAAGTCGCGGGTCATTTTTCAGCTGAAATCTGAAAGGAATTATCACATCTTCTACCAGATCTTGTCTAACAAGAAGCCGGAATTACTGG AAATGATGCTGGTCACCACTAACCCTTACGATTACGCCTACATCTCTCAGGGAGAGGTGACTGTTGCCTCCATCGATGACGCTGAGGAGCTGGTAGCTACTGAT AGTGCCTTCGATGTTCTGGGTTTTACCCCTGAGGAGAAGGCCGGGGTTTATAAATTGACCGGCGCCATTATGCATTACGGGAACATGAAGTTCAAGCAGAAGCAAAGAGAAGAACAAGCTGAGCCCGACGGGACTGAAG ATGCTGACAAGTCAGCTTACCTGATGGGTTTGAACTCGGCTGACCTTCTGAAGGGCCTGTGCCACCCCAGGGTCAAGGTGGGCAATGAGTGGGTCACCAAGGGACAGAATGTCCAGCAG GTGTACTTCTCCCTGGGCGCTCTCTCCAAATCTGTGTATGAGAAAATGTTCCTATGGATGGTAGTAAGGATTAACTCCTCACTGGACACCAAGCAGCCACGCCAGTACTTCATTGGTGTCCTGGACATAGCAGGCTTCGAAATCTTTGAT TTCAACAGCTTCGAACAGCTCTGCATCAATTTCACCAATGAGAAACTGCAACAGTTCTTCAATCATCACATGTTCGTGCTGGAGCAGGAGGAGTACAAGAAAGAAGGCATTGAGTGGGAATTCATTGATTTCGGCATGGACCTGCAGGCCTGTATTGACCTCATAGAGAAG CCACTGGGAATCATGTCCATCCTGGAGGAAGAGTGCATGTTCCCCAAAGCCACGGACATGACCTTCAAGGCCAAACTGTACGACAACCACCTGGGCAAGTCCAACAACTTCCAGAAGCCTCGCAACATCAAGGGCAAGCCCGAGGCCCACTTTGCACTGATGCACTATGCGGGGACCGTGGATTACAACATCATGGGGTGGCTGCAGAAGAACAAGGATCCCCTCAATGAGACCGTGGTAGGCCTCTACCAAAAAAGCTCCCTCAAGCTCCTAGCCACTTTATTTTCCAACTATGCTGGGTCAGACTCAG ACACTGGCAAAGGAGGCAAAGGGGCCAAAAAAAAGGGATCCTCATTCCAGACAGTGTCGGCTCTCCACCGG GAGAATCTTAATAAGCTGATGGCCAATCTGAAGACAACTCACCCTCATTTTGTTCGCTGCCTCATCCCAAATGAACGGAAAGCGCCAG GTGTCATGGATAACCCCCTGGTGATGCATCAACTGCGCTGCAATGGTGTCCTGGAGGGAATCCGAATCTGCAGGAAGGGATTTCCCAACCGAATCCTCTATGGAGATTTCCGTCAAAG ATACCGAATTCTGAATCCCTCAGCTATCCCTGAGGGACAATTTATCGATAGCAAGAAAGGGGCAGAAAAGCTCCTGGGATCTCTGGATATTGATCACAGCCAGTATAAATTTGGACACACCAAG GTTTTCTTCAAGGCTGGTCTCCTGGGGCTGCTGGAGGAGATGAGGGATGAGAGCTTGTCCCGGATCATCACACGGATCCAAGCACAGTCCCGTGGAATGTTGATGCGGTTAGAATTCAAGAAGATTGTGGAACGTCG TGATGCCCTGCTGGTCATCCAATGGAACATCCGTGCTTTCATGGGGGTGAAGAACTGGCCCTGGATGAAGCTCTACTTCAAGATCAAGCCACTGCTGAAGACTGCGGAGACAGAGAAGGAGATGCAGAACATGAAGGATGAGTTCCAGAAGCTGAAAGAGGCCCTGGAGAAGTCTGAGGCCCGTCGGAAGGAACTGGAGGAGAAGATGGTTTCCCTCCTCCAGGAGAAGAATGACCTGCAGCTTCAAGTCCAGGCT GAGCAAGACAACATGAATGATGCAGAAGAACGCTGTGATCAGCTTATTAAGAACAAGATACAATTGGAGGCCAAACTGAAGGAACAGACAGAACGGCTGGAGGATGAGGAGGAAATGAATGCTGAGCTGACTGCCAAGAAGAGGAAGCTGGAGGATGAGTGTGCTGAGCTCAAGAAGGACATTGATGACCTTGAGCTAACCCTGGCCAAGGTGGAAAAAGAGAAACATGCCACAGAGAACAAG GTCAAAAACCTCACTGAAGAGATGGCTGGTCTGGATGAGATCATTGCCAAACTGACCAAGGAGAAGAAATCTCTGCAGGAGGCCCACCAGCAGGCCCTGGACGACCTTCAGGCTGAGGAAGACAAGGTCAACACATTGACCAAAGCCAAACTCAAGCTGGAGCAACAAGTTGATGAT CTGGAAGGATCTCTGGAGCAAGAGAAGAAAGTTAGGATAGACCTGGAACGAGCAAAGAGGAAGCTGGAAGGAGACTTGAAACTGACCCAAGAGAATGTCATGGACTtagaaaatgacaaaatccagtTAGAAGAGAAACTGAAGAA GAAAGACTTTGATTTAAACCAGCTGAACAGCAAGATCGAGGATGAGCAGCTGATAGGCATGCAGCTCCAGAAGAAACTAAAGGAGAACCAG GCTCGCATCGAGGAGCTTGAGGAGGAGCTGGAAGCTGAAAGAGCTGCGCGAGCCAAAGTGGAGAAGCAGCGCTCTGACCTCGCACGGGAGCTGGAGGAGATCAGTGAGCGGTTGGAGGAGGCAGGGGGTGCCACCTCTCTCCAGATAGAAATGAACAAGAAGCGGGAGGCAGAGTTCCAGAAGCTAAGAAGGGACCTAGAAGAGTCCACACTGCACCacgaagccactgctgccacattACGAAAGAAGCATGCAGATTCTGTGGCTGAGCTGAGCGAACAGATTGACAACCTACAGAGGGTGAAACAGAAGCTGGAGAAGGAGAAGAGTGAGTTGAAACTGGAGCTGGATGATGTGGCCTCCAACATGGAGCAAACGGTCAAAGCCAAG GTGAACCTGGATAAAATGTGTCGCACACTTGAAGACCAGATGAATGAACATAGGTCAAAGCTGGAAGAGACACAACGGATCCTTAATGATTTCACCATTCAGAAGGCAAAACTGCAGACAGATAATGGTGAGTTGTCCAGGCGTCTGGATGAAAAAGAAGCCCTGGTCTCCCAGCTGACCCGTGGCAAGCAAACCTACACCCAACAACTGGAAGACCTCAAAAGGCAACTGGAAGAGGAAGTTAAG GCCAAGAACGCCCTGGCACACGCTCTTCAGTCTGCCCGGCACGATTGTGACCTGCTGCGGGAGCagtttgaagaggagcaggaggcCAAAGCGGAACTCCAGCGTATTCTCTCCAAGGCTAACTCCGAGGTGGCACAGTGGCGGACCAAGTATGAGACAGATGCCATCCAAAGAACCGAGGAGTTGGAGGAGGCCAA GAAGAAGCTGACCCAGAGGTTGCAGGATGCAGAGGAGGCTGTAGAGTCAGTGAACGCCAAGTGTTCTTCCCTAGAGAAGACCAAGCACCGACTGCAGAATGAGATTGAAGACCTGATGGTGGATCTGGAGAGGTCTAATGCGGCCGCTGCAGCTCTGGACAAAAAGCAGAGGAACTTTGACAAG ATTCTGGCTGAATGGAAGCAAAAGTTTGATGAGTCTCAAGCAGAGTTGGAAGCCTCTCAGAAAGAAGCCCGAGGTCTTAGTACTGAGCTCTTCAAGCTGAAAAATGCTTATGAGGAGTCCCTGGAACATCTGGAGACCTTCAAGAGAGAGAACAAGAACCTTCAAG aggagatctcagaccttaCTTCACAGCTAGGAGAGAATGGAAAAAGCATCCATGAGCTGGAGAAGGTCCGAAAGCAGTTGGAACAGGAGAAGATGGAGCTGCAGGCAGCTCTGGAAGAGGCTGAG GCTTCCCTGGAGCATGAGGAAGGAAAAATCCTCCGAGCCCAACTAGAATTTAATCAAAGCAAGGCAGACTTTGAGCGGAAGCTGGCAGAGAAGGATGAGGAGATGGAGCAGGCCAAGAGGAACCACCAGCGAATGGTAGATTCCCTGCAGACCTCTCTGGAGGCAGAAACCAGGAGCAGGAATGAGGCACTGAGGATTAAGAAGAAGATGGAAGGAGATCTGAATGAGATGGAGATCCAGCTCAGCCAGGCCAACAGGATGGCGGCTGAAGCTCAGAAACACCTTAAGTTAGCACAGGCTAACTTGAAA GACTGCCAGTTGCAGCTGGATGATGTTATCAGGAGTAATGAGGACCTGAAAGAGAACATCGCTATTGCAGAAAGACGAAACAACCTCTTGCAAGCTGAACTGGAAGAGCTCAGGTCTGTGGTAGAGCAGACAGAGCGAGCCCGCAAGCTGGCAGAACAAGAACTAATCGAGACCAGCGAGAGGGTGCAGCTGTTTCATACCCAG AACACCAGCCTGAtcaatcagaagaagaaaatggAGACAGATCTTTCTCAGCTGCAGTCAGAGGTGGAAGAGTCTGTACAGGAGTGCCGCAATGCGGAGGAGAAAGCCAAGAAAGCCATCACTGAT GCAGCCATGATGGCAGAGGAGCTGAAGAAGGAGCAGGACACCAGCACACACTTGGAGCGGATGAAGAAGAACATGGAGCAGACCATCAAGGACCTGCAGCAGCGGCTGGATGAGGCCGAGCAGATCGCCCTGAAGGGCGGCAAGAAGCAGCTACAGAAGCTGGAGGGCCGTGTGCGTGAGCTGGAGAATGAACTGGAAGCAGAACAGAAGCGTAACACCGAGTCTGTGAAAGGCCAACGGAAATTCGAGAGGCGCATTAAAGAGCTCACTTACCAG ACGGAAGAGGATAGGAAGAACCTGGCTCGACTACAAGATCTGGTGGACAAGCTACAGCTCAAAGTGAAGGCGTACAAGAGACAGGCGGAGGAGGCT